One window of Triticum dicoccoides isolate Atlit2015 ecotype Zavitan chromosome 5A, WEW_v2.0, whole genome shotgun sequence genomic DNA carries:
- the LOC119301124 gene encoding ribulose bisphosphate carboxylase small chain clone 512-like, whose product MAPTVMASSATSVAPFQGLKSTAGLPVSRRSNGASLGSVSNGGRIRCMQVWPIEGIKKFETLSYLPPLSTEALLKQVDYLIRSKWVPCLEFSKVGFIFREHNASPGYYDGRYWTMWKLPMFGCTDATQVINEVEEVKKEYPDAYVRIIGFDNMRQVQCVSFIAFKPPGCEESGKA is encoded by the exons ATGGCCCCCACCGTGATGGCCTCGTCGGCCACCTCCGTCGCTCCTTTCCAGGGGCTCAAGTCCACCGCCGGCCTCCCCGTCAGCCGCCGCTCCAACGGCGCTAGCCTCGGCAGCGTCAGCAACGGTGGAAGGATCAGGTGCATGCAG GTGTGGCCCATCGAGGGCATCAAGAAGTTCGAGACCCTGTCTTACCTGCCACCGCTCAGCACGGAGGCCCTCCTCAAGCAGGTCGACTACCTGATCCGCTCCAAGTGGGTGCCTTGCCTCGAGTTCAGCAAGGTTGGGTTCATCTTCCGTGAGCACAACGCATCTCCTGGGTACTACGATGGCCGGTATTGGACAATGTGGAAGCTGCCTATGTTCGGGTGCACTGACGCCACACAGGTGATCAACGAGGTGGAGGAGGTCAAGAAGGAGTACCCTGACGCGTATGTCCGCATCATCGGATTCGACAACATGCGTCAGGTGCAGTGCGTCAGCTTCATCGCCTTCAAGCCACCGGGCTGCGAGGAGTCCGGCAAGGCCTAA